From the genome of Frateuria soli:
GACCTCTACGCATTGCTCGACAACGCCGCGCGCTGGTACGAAACCGAGCTGCCCCGGAGCGCCGAGGCCCAGGCCTACTGCCGCAAGCGCGGGCTGGATGCCGAGACCATCGCGCGCTTCCGCCTTGGCTGGGCGCCGGCCGGCTACGACGGGTTGATCAAGGCGCTCGGCGGCACCGACCGGCGGATGCAACTGCTCACCGAGGCGGGCATGGTCGCCACCGGCGAGCGTGGCCATCGCTACGACCGCTTCCGCGAGCGGCTGATGTTTCCGATCCTCGACCGCCGCGGCCGCGTGATCGCGTTCGGCGGTCGCGTGCTGGGCTCGGATCAGGGACCGAAATACCTCAACTCGCCCGAGACCCCGCTCTTCCACAAGGGCCGCGAGCTGTTCGCGCTGTGGCAGGTCAAGCAGGCCAACAGCAACCTGCAGCGGATCGTGGTGGTCGAGGGCTACATGGACGTGATCGCCCTGCACCAGGCCGGCCTGCCGATCGCGGTGGCCACGCTGGGGACCGCGACCACGCCCGAGCACACCGAGGTGCTGTTCCGCGCCGCGCCCGACGTGGTGTTCTGCTTCGACGGCGACCGCGCCGGCCGGGCCGCCGCGTGGAAGGCGCTGGACGCCGCGCTGCCGCGGCTGCGCGACGGCCGCCAGGCGTACTTCCTGTTCCTGCCCGAGGGCGAGGATCCGGACTCGCTGGTGCGCAAGGAAGGCAAGGACGGCTTCGAGAAGCGCCTGAGGGAAGCCACGCCGCTGTCGGACTACTTCTTCGGCGAGCTCTCGCACGAGGTCGACACCGCCAGCCTCGACGGGCGCGCGCGGCTGGCCGAGCGCGCGCGCCCGCTGATCGCCAAGCTCCCCGACGGCGCGTTCCGGGACCTGATGGCGCAGGAGCTGGAAAAGCGCACCGGCGCCCGCGCCAACGTCCCGGCCGAACCGGCAGCACGACGCGCGGTGCAGCGGCCGGTGGCGGTGCAACGCTCGCTGGTGCGCAGCGCCATCGCGCTGCTGCTGGCCCAGCCGGGGCTGGCCGACCTGGTCGAACCGCCCTACCGCTTCCTGCGCCTGGACAAGCCCGGCGTGGGCCTGCTGGCCGAGCTGATCGACCTGTGCCGCGCGCGGCCGGGCATCAACCCGGCGATGCTGGTCGAACACTTCGCCGAGCGGCCCGAGTACCCGTCGCTGCAGAAGCTGATGGCCGCGATGGTGGTCGGCGAGCCGGAGACCCAACGCGAGGAGTTCCTCGGCGCGCTGGCACGGATGGACGAACAGGCCACCGCGCTGCGCCGCGAGGCGCTCGCCGCGCGGCATCGCGAAGGCACGCTGACCGGCGCCGAGAAGGCCGAGCTGCGCGAACTGCTGGCGGCCCGCCGCCCCTCCCCGACGCAGGGCTGAGCGATGGATCGAGTTTCCCGGCGCGTGCGCCATTCCCGATCGGCGCGCGCGGCCGCCAGGACCAACCATGCCGCTGCTTGAACGGCTGATCCTGCTGTTTGCCGAAAGCGGCTACCTGGCGGTATTCGCCGCGCTGCTGCTGTGCGGCGCCGGGGCACCGTTGCCGGAAGACATCACGCTGGTGGCCGGCGGCGTGATCGCCGGCCTGGGCTTCGCCAACGTGCACGTGATGGCAGGGGTATCGCTGGTGGGCGTGCTGGTCGGCGACGCGGCGATGTTCCTGCTGGGCCACCGGCACGGCGCGCGCATCATGCAGTGGCCGCTGGTGGCGCGCCTGCTCACGCCCGAGCGCTACTGCCGGGTGCAGGAGAAGTTCGCCCGCTACGGCAATCGCCTGCTGTTCCTGGCGCGCTTCCTGCCGGGCATGCGCACGGCGGTGTACGTGACCGCGGGCGCCACGCATCGCGTGTCGTTCCTGCGCTTCTTTCTGCTCGACGGACTGGCCGCGCTGATCAGCGTGCCGGTGTGGGTCTACCTGGGCTACTTCGGGGCAAACAATCGCGACTGGCTGGCGATGTGGATCGTCCGCGGGCAGCACGGGATCTGGGTTGTCGTCGCCCTGCTGGCGATCGCGGGGATGGTGCTGTGGTGGCGCCGCCGCCGGCGCACGCGCTGCGGCCTGGACGACTGAGCCGGACCGCTACAATCGTCGTTTCGCCCGTCCCTCCACCCGCGCTCCCATGTCCCTCGTACCGCTGCGCCGCCTGCTGCCCGACGGCTTCACCCTCGCCCTGCTCGCAGCCGTCGCGCTGGCCACGGTGCTGCCGTGCCGTGGCGAGGCGACCGTGTGGCTGGACCACGTTACCGACGCGGCGATCATGCTGCTGTTCTTCCTGCACGGGGCAAAGCTCTCGCGCACGGCGATCGTGGGCGGCGTGACGCACTGGCGGCTGCACCTGGCGGTGTTCGCCAGCACGTTCGTGCTGTTCCCGCTGCTGGGCTTCCTGCTGGCACCGCTCTCGCGCGCGCTGCTGACGCCGCCGCTGGCACTGGGCATGCTGTTCGTCTGCACGCTGCCGTCGACGGTGCAATCCTCGATCGCGTTCACTTCGATCGCCGGCGGCAACGTGTCCGCCGCGGTGGTGAGCGCGTCGCTGTCGAGCCTGATCGGGATCGTGCTGACGCCGCTGCTGGTCGAGCTGCTGCTGGCCACGCACGGCGGCCACGCGCCCGGCGTCGAGGGCGTGTGGCAGATCGTCGGGCTGTTGCTGCTGCCGTTCGCCGTCGGGCACCTGCTGCGACCCTGGATCGGACGCTGGGTCGATCGCCATCGGCCGCTGCTGGGTTTCACCGACCGCGGCACCATCCTGCTGGTGGTCTATGCCGCGTTCGGCGAGGCGGTGGTCGAAGGCTTGTGGCGCGCCACCGCGCCGCTGGCCCTGCTGGCTACCCTCGGCGTGAGCGCACTGCTGCTGGCGCTGGCGCTGCTGTGCACCAGCACGGCCGGCCGGCTGTTCGGCTTCGCCCGCGCCGACCGCATAACGCTGGTGTTCTGCGGGTCGAAGAAGAGCCTCGCCAGCGGCGTGCCGATGGCCAAAATCCTGTTCGCCTCGCAAGCCGGCGGGCTGGGCGCGCTGCTGTTGCCGTTGATGATCTTCCACCAGCTGCAACTGATGGTGTGCGCGGTGCTGGCGCGGCGCTACGCCGCGCAGGCCCCGTCCGGGGGCAGCGCCGAATCGAGTGCGGACTGACCCCTTCCGGAGGCCTCAGAGCCAGCGACCGTAGCGCCGGATGTAGAGCAGCTTCACCCCCTGGGTGAGTGCCGCGTAGCAGAGCAGCGTCAGTGCCAGCCAGCCGAAGTAGGCCGGCGGCAACGCGGTCATGCCCAGCTTGAGGCCCAGCGGACTGTAGGGAAGGAACACGCCGATCGCACCGATCGCCAGGCTCAGCGCCAGCACCGGCGCCGCCGCGATGCTCTGCACGAAAGGAATCCGCCGGGTGCGGATCATGTGCACGATCAGCGTCTGCGACAGCAGCCCCTCGACGAACCAGCCGGACTGGAACAGCGCCTGGTGCGCCGGGCCATTGGCGCCGAACACATGCCACAGCAGCCAGAAGGTCGTGAGGTCGAAGACCGAACTGGCCGGTCCCACCCAGGCCATGAAGCGGCCGATGTCGCTGGCGTCCCATTGCCGGGGCGACTTCAGGTACTCCTCGTCCATGCGGTCGAACGGAATCGCCAGTTGCGAGATGTCGTAGAGCAGGTTCTGCACCAGCAACTGCAGCGGAAGCATCGGCAGGAACGGCAGGAAGGCGCTCGCCACCAGCACGCTGAACACGTTGCCGAAGTTCGAGCTGGCGGTCATCTTGATGTACTTCATCACGTTGCCGAAGGTGACCCGGCCCTCGATCACGCCCTCCTCCAGCACCATCAGGTTCTTTTCCAGGAGGATGATGTCGGCCGACTCCTTGGCGATGTCGGTGGCACTGTCGACCGAGATGCCCACGTCCGCCTCGCGCAGCGCGGGTGCATCGTTGATGCCGTCGCCGAGGAAACCGACGGTGTGGCCCTGGCGCTGCAACGAGCTGACCACGCGCGCCTTCTGCAGCGGCGACATCTTGGCGAACACGGTGGTGCGCGCGACCAGCGCGTCTAGCGCGGGCTCGTCGAGCGGCTCGATGTCGCGGCCCTGCGCGGAATGGGTGACCTCCAGCCCGACCTCGCGGCAGATCTTGCGCGTGACCGCTTCGTTGTCGCCGGTGATCACCTTCACCGCCACGCCGTGGTCGCGCAGCGCCGCGATCGCGGTGGCGGCCGAGTCCTTGGGCGGATCGAGGAAGGCCAGGCAGCCGATCGCGGTCAGGCCCGCTTCGTCGGCCAGTCCATAGGCGCGCCCGCTCGGACTCTGCTGTTTGATCGCGACCACCAGCACGCGCAGGCCGTCCTCGTTGAGGCGGCGGGTCATGGCGCGGATCTCCGCGCGGCGCGCATCGTCCAGCGTGGTGTCGATGCCTTCCAGCCGGGCGGCGGTGCAGATCGAGAGCATCTCCTCCACCGCGCCCTTGCACACCAGCAGGTGCTGGCCGTCGCCACCGGCGAGCACCACCGACATGCGCCGGCGCTGGAAGTCGAACGGAATCTCGTCGACCAGCCGGAAGCGCGCGGCCATCGGATCGAGGTCGCGGTGCGCCAACACCGCCTTGTCCATCAGGTTCTTCAGGCCGGTCTGGAAGCGGCTGTTGAGGTAGCCGAATTCGAGGGCCTCGTCGGAAGCCTCGCCGTCGAGATCCAGGTGGCGCTCGAGCACAATCCGGTCGAGCGTCAGCGTGCCGGTCTTGTCGGTGCACAGCACGTCCATCGCGCCGAAGTTCTGGATGGCGTTGAGGCGCTTGACCACCACCTTGCGGCGGGACATCGCCATTGCACCCTTGCCCAGGTTCGCGGTGACGATCAGCGGCAGCATCTCGGGCGTCAGGCCGACCGCCACCGACAGTGCGAACAGGAAAGCCTGCAGCCAGTCGTGCTTGTCCAGACCGTTGATGGCGAACACCACCGGCACCATCACCGCCATGAAGCGGATCAGCAGCCAGCTGACCGAGCGCACGCCGCGGTCGAAGCTGGTCTGCACGCGCTGGCCGGACAGGGTGTGCGCCAGCGAGCCCAGGTAGCTGCGCGAACCGGTCGCCACCACCACGGCAGTCGCGGTGCCGCTGACCACGTTGGTACCCATGTAGCAGACGCTGGGCAGGTCCAGCGCAGAGCCGGAGTGGGCATCGGCCAGGTCGTGCGCCATCGGTGCCGCCTTCTCCACCGGCAGCGATTCGCCGGTCAGGATCGCCTGGCTGATGAACAGGTCCTTGGCCGAGAGCAGCCGCAGGTCCGCCGGCACCATGTCGCCCGCGGCGAGGTGCACGACGTCGCCGGCGACCAGCTCGCCGACCGGCACCTCGATACGCTCGCTGTGGCCGTCGGCCGCGCGCCGCGTGACGCTGGCGGTGTTGCGCACCATCGCCTTGAGCTGCTCGGCGGCGCGCGAGGAACGGTATTCCTGGGTAAAGCTGAGCAGCACGCTGATGCCCACCATCACGGCGATGATGAGCGGCCCGGTGACATCCTCGTGGTCCGTCGCCAGCTGCACGATCGCCAGCAGCACCAGCACCGCGATGAACGGGTTGCGACAGGCGCGCAGCAGCTGGCCCGTCCAGTGCGGCGGTTTCTCGTGCGAGGCCTCGTTGGCGCCGTCGCGGTGCAGGCGTGCGGCGATCCGTTCGGCATCCAGGCCGCCGGTGCCGGTGTCGAGGCGGGCCAGCAGTTCGTCGTTGCGCAGACGCGCGTAGTCGGCCGCCACCACGTGCGGCGGCGCCGCGTTCCTGCCGGTCGCCCGGGCCGCGGTGGTCAGGAGGGTCTGCCTGGTCATCTGTGCGCTTCCGTCTGTCGCTTCATCGGCCGGCGCGCGCATTCGATCGGGCGCGCCGGCTATCGCAGGACCGGCCGATTGGGCGACCGGATCGGACCTGCTGCTGGCGGAGGCCAGCCCTTGCACGGCGGGCGCGGGCTCACCCGTTAACCACGCACGGCAGCGGCGCGGGCTGGGCGACGACGACCGGGCGGAGCTGCCCGGCCGCGCCGGTATCGCCCAGGGACGCCGGAACGGTGACGTTGTAGACCGGCCGCACCGTGCGACGACGGCCGATGGCAAGCCGGCGCCACAGACGCAGCAGCGATGATTCGCGAAGGAGGTTCATGCCCATCTCCTCTAAAGGTGCCAGCGGCACCTGGTGGAGTGGGCCGGGCGTTTCCTAGTCGAGGAAAGCGCCGGCCGACCGCAGGCGGTCGCCGCAGGCGTTCAGCTTGTGATGCGACGCCGGCACCCGATGCAGGCGGATGTCGACGTTGCGACTAGGATAGACGTCCATATGCCTTTGGAAGGTCTTGGGGAATGCCGCGGCGCTGCGCGCCGGAGGGCGCGCGCATTCTGGTGTCCGCATGCGTGCCTGTCAAGCACGCCGCAGGCTCACGCCGTGCGCTGAAGCACGACGCTGGCATCCTGCATCGGTCCGACCAGCCAATGGTCCGCGAGCAGGAAGGCGAACAGCGCCATCAGGTACACGATCGAGTACTTGAACACGCGCATGGCGAAGAACTCGTCCGGCGGGTTGAGCAGCCGGATCGCGTAGTACAGGAAGCCCGCGCCGAGCACCACTGCGCCACCCAGGTAAACCCCGCCACTGAAGCCGGTCAGCGTGGGCAGCAGGGTTACCAGCACCAGCAGCACGGTATAGAACAGCACGTGCCAGCGCGTATAGGCCACGCCGTGGGTCACCGGCAGCATCGGGATCTGCGCACGCGCATAGTCCTGGCGACGGAAGATCGCCAGCGCCCAGAAGTGCGGCGGCGTCCACACGAAGATGATCAGGCACAACTGCAGCGCGAAGGCGTGCAGCTGCCCGGTCACCGCCGTCCAGCCCAGCACGGGCGGGATCGCGCCGGCCAGGCCGCCGATCACGATGTTCTGCGGCGTGGCGCGCTTGAGGTAGGCGGTGTAGACCAGCGCGTAGCCGATCAGTCCGCCGAAGGTCAGCCACGCGGTCAGCGGATTGACCAGCAACGCGAGCACCAGCATGGAGGCGATGCCGAGCGCGATGGCGAACAGCAGCACCTGGCGCGGCTTGAGGGCGCCGGTGGCCAGCGGTCGCCGCTGGGTGCGTGCCATCAGCTTGTCGATGCGCTCGTCGATCAGGTGGTTGAAGGCCGCGGCCGAGCCTGACGCCATCCAGATGCCCAGCGTGCCGAACACCAGCGCTCGCCACGGCGGAATGCCCGGTACGGCCAGGAACATGCCGATCACGGCGCAGAACACCAGCAGCGCGACCACGCGCGGCTTGGTCAGCTGCAGGTATTCGCGCAGGTGAGCGCTCATCGTCGGGACTCCAGGGACTGCATCGCAACATCATCCGGACATGGCTGCGTGCGCGCCAGTGTCGCCAGCAGGGTGAACAGCAGCAGCGCCGCCACCCCGTTGTGCGCGGTGGCCACCGGCAGCGGCAGGCCGAAGTGCACGTTGCTGATGCCCAGCAGCACCTGTGCCACGAGCACCACGGCGATCGCCGCGCCGGCCAGGCGCAGGCCTCGCCGGGCTACCCGGTGGGCCAGCCACGTCAGGTAGACGAACACCACCAGTGCGCCGAAGCGATGCGCGATCTGGATCGCGCTGCGCGCGGCCATGTCCAGCACGCCACCCTCGTAGTTCACGCCGATGCCGCGCCACAGCACGAAGCCTTCCTTGAAGTCGGTCGGTGGCATCCACTGGCCCAGGCACCTGGGGAACGCACCAGGCCCGGTGCCGCAGGCAAGCGCGGCGTAATTGGAAGAGGTCCAGCCGCCCAGCGCGATCTGGCAGGCCAGCAACACGATGCCGAGCATGATCCAGCGCCGCAGCGACGCATGGCGCTCGTCGAGGGCGCCGACGCCGGCGAAACGCAACGCCGCATAGGCCAGCAGCGCGAACGTGGTAACGCCGCCGAGCAGGTGGCCCATCACCACGATCGGCTTGAGCAGCAAGGTCACCGTCCACATGCCGAGCATGGCCTGGAAGATGATCACGGCCAGCGCAAGCACGGCAATGCGCCACGCGCCGGGACTGCGCAGCCGGACCGCCACGGCCAGCGGAAGCGCGATCGCCGCCACCGCCAGCAGCGACGACCAGGCATGCTCGCCGCGCATGTAAAGAGTCACGCCGGCGGCGGCGAAGACCGCGCCCAGGATCACCGCCACGCGCGCCCAGCGCGGGCGCCAGGCCGCCAGCAGGGCCAGCACCAGCACCAGCACGCCGAGCGTACCGGCAAGGAAACGGTGGACCTGCTCGCGCCAGGCCTTGGTCGCCTCGTAGGGGCGATCCGGGAAGGCCGCGTCGGCACGCGCCACCGCCTGCTCGTGCTGCGGCCAGGTTACCTGGCCGTAGCAGGTGGGCCAGTCCGGGCAGGACAGGCCGGCATTGGACAGCCGCACGAACGCGCCGAACATCACTACGCCGAAGGCGAACACCGCCGCGCACAGCGCCAGCCAGCGCATGATGCGCTGTGCGCTGGCCGATGCCGTTCCGTTCGCGGCCCGCACGTGGCCGCCACCGTCACCGTTCATTTGATCACCTTGTGCATGTCACGCAGCAGCCCTGTGCCGTCGAATCCCGCCGGGTAGTACGCCAGGGCCGTGCCGTTGGACTCGACCAGCAGCGCGCTGACGCTGTCGGACGCCTGCGGGCGGAACGCGTCGAGCCTGGCGTCGCCATCCCGGCCCAGCGTCCAGAACGACTTCATCGCCTCCAGCCGGGCCGGATCGGCCGGCGGTTCGCCCACGTACAGGAGGCGCAGGCGCTTCTGGTTGCGGTTGAGCGTGACCCAGGCCTTGGCCATGCCGGTCAGCGTCTCGAAGCAGCGCGCGGCGCACTCGGGACCGGCCAAGGCAACGAGCGTCATGCGCGGCTCTTCGGGATCGCGCCAGGCGTAATCGCCGCCGTCGGCGAGGACCACGCGCAGGTGCTCGTCCACGAAATTGCGCTGAGGCTGGATCGGCTGGCCGTAGCCCTTGCCGCCCGGCTGCCAGCCGGTGAAGGTCAGCACGCCGGCGGCGATGATCGGCAGCGCGAACACCGCCATGATCGCCAGCAGCTTGAGGCGGCTGGCCTTGAGGGAAGGAGGATGGGGCATCGTCATCGGTTGTCCGTGCGTCGGGGGCGGCGCTTGCGGTGCAGGACCAGGAAGATCCCCACGACCGCGACCGCAAAGCTGAACCACTGGAAGGCATAGGCTCGATGGCGCGCCGGCGGCATCGAGGAGAAATCGAAGGCATGCTCGCGCTGGTAGGCGACCGACGGTTCGGCGTCGAGCGCCAGGATGCGCGGGTACAGCGGGCGACCCAGGTCCCTGGCCACCTGTGGGAGGTCCAGGTAGATGGTCGTCTTGGGCCAGCGCGCCTGCGCGGCCAGCGCATCGCCGCCCAGTTCCAGGCCCACGCCCGGCGGCGGCAGGTAGAGCCCGTGCAGGTTGACCTCCCCCGTCGGCAGCGGCGGCAGCCGGGGCGCCGGCTCGCGGCCGGACCCCGGCAGGAAGCCCAGGTCCACCAGCAGCAGGCGCGATTCGCCCGGCAGCGCCAAGGGCACGTAGACCTCGACTCCGCCGCGTGCGTCGTGATGGGGATTGTCGAGCAGGTAGACGCGGTCGGCCACCCAGCGGCCGTGCACGGCCACCCGCGGGAACGCGTCGGCCGGCGGCGCCAGCGCCACCGGCGCGAAGGGCGCTGGCGCCGCGGCGGCCGCGGCGGCGTAACGCCGCACCAGGCTTTCCTTGTAGGCGGCGCGGTCCAGCTGCCACATGCCCAGGCGCACGAACAGCGCCGCTACGGCCACGGTCAGCAGCACGCTCCACCATGCCGGCCTGCGCCAACGTGTCACGCGGAGGCCTTGTCGGCGGTGGCTATACTGCCGGCTGGGAAGTCGTTCGGACCGCTCACGTGGAAACCATCTACAAAATCGCGCTGGTGATCATGTTCCTGATCGTGGTGTTCAACCTCGGCCAGGCGCTGTACTACATGATGACCGACAAGGACGGCAGCAAGCGCACCGCCTGGGCGCTCACCCGGCGCATCGGCCTGTCGATCGTGCTGATCGCCATGATCATGCTGGGCATCTGGATGGGCTGGCTGCAACCCCACGGCGTCGGCCGCTGATTGTAGCGGTCCCGGGCGGGCGAAGCCCGCCGGCGCGACATTTGGCGCCGGCCTCACCGGTCTGGAAGTCCCCTCGTGGGCGATGCTCCTCTCCCGGTCGCCAGGACGCACCGCGCAGGCGCGGCCACACTCGCAAAGAAAAAAGCCCGCCGGTCGGCGGGCTTTTTCTTGCATGGCTTTCGT
Proteins encoded in this window:
- the dnaG gene encoding DNA primase — protein: MRGRIPDSFIDELLARVDIVDVIERRVPLKKAGREWTACCPFHNERTPSFYVSPAKQFFHCFGCGAHGSAVKFLMDYERLEFPDAVEELAQAVGLTVPREGGREAAPREDKTDLYALLDNAARWYETELPRSAEAQAYCRKRGLDAETIARFRLGWAPAGYDGLIKALGGTDRRMQLLTEAGMVATGERGHRYDRFRERLMFPILDRRGRVIAFGGRVLGSDQGPKYLNSPETPLFHKGRELFALWQVKQANSNLQRIVVVEGYMDVIALHQAGLPIAVATLGTATTPEHTEVLFRAAPDVVFCFDGDRAGRAAAWKALDAALPRLRDGRQAYFLFLPEGEDPDSLVRKEGKDGFEKRLREATPLSDYFFGELSHEVDTASLDGRARLAERARPLIAKLPDGAFRDLMAQELEKRTGARANVPAEPAARRAVQRPVAVQRSLVRSAIALLLAQPGLADLVEPPYRFLRLDKPGVGLLAELIDLCRARPGINPAMLVEHFAERPEYPSLQKLMAAMVVGEPETQREEFLGALARMDEQATALRREALAARHREGTLTGAEKAELRELLAARRPSPTQG
- a CDS encoding DedA family protein; its protein translation is MPLLERLILLFAESGYLAVFAALLLCGAGAPLPEDITLVAGGVIAGLGFANVHVMAGVSLVGVLVGDAAMFLLGHRHGARIMQWPLVARLLTPERYCRVQEKFARYGNRLLFLARFLPGMRTAVYVTAGATHRVSFLRFFLLDGLAALISVPVWVYLGYFGANNRDWLAMWIVRGQHGIWVVVALLAIAGMVLWWRRRRRTRCGLDD
- a CDS encoding bile acid:sodium symporter family protein, yielding MSLVPLRRLLPDGFTLALLAAVALATVLPCRGEATVWLDHVTDAAIMLLFFLHGAKLSRTAIVGGVTHWRLHLAVFASTFVLFPLLGFLLAPLSRALLTPPLALGMLFVCTLPSTVQSSIAFTSIAGGNVSAAVVSASLSSLIGIVLTPLLVELLLATHGGHAPGVEGVWQIVGLLLLPFAVGHLLRPWIGRWVDRHRPLLGFTDRGTILLVVYAAFGEAVVEGLWRATAPLALLATLGVSALLLALALLCTSTAGRLFGFARADRITLVFCGSKKSLASGVPMAKILFASQAGGLGALLLPLMIFHQLQLMVCAVLARRYAAQAPSGGSAESSAD
- the mgtA gene encoding magnesium-translocating P-type ATPase, which encodes MTRQTLLTTAARATGRNAAPPHVVAADYARLRNDELLARLDTGTGGLDAERIAARLHRDGANEASHEKPPHWTGQLLRACRNPFIAVLVLLAIVQLATDHEDVTGPLIIAVMVGISVLLSFTQEYRSSRAAEQLKAMVRNTASVTRRAADGHSERIEVPVGELVAGDVVHLAAGDMVPADLRLLSAKDLFISQAILTGESLPVEKAAPMAHDLADAHSGSALDLPSVCYMGTNVVSGTATAVVVATGSRSYLGSLAHTLSGQRVQTSFDRGVRSVSWLLIRFMAVMVPVVFAINGLDKHDWLQAFLFALSVAVGLTPEMLPLIVTANLGKGAMAMSRRKVVVKRLNAIQNFGAMDVLCTDKTGTLTLDRIVLERHLDLDGEASDEALEFGYLNSRFQTGLKNLMDKAVLAHRDLDPMAARFRLVDEIPFDFQRRRMSVVLAGGDGQHLLVCKGAVEEMLSICTAARLEGIDTTLDDARRAEIRAMTRRLNEDGLRVLVVAIKQQSPSGRAYGLADEAGLTAIGCLAFLDPPKDSAATAIAALRDHGVAVKVITGDNEAVTRKICREVGLEVTHSAQGRDIEPLDEPALDALVARTTVFAKMSPLQKARVVSSLQRQGHTVGFLGDGINDAPALREADVGISVDSATDIAKESADIILLEKNLMVLEEGVIEGRVTFGNVMKYIKMTASSNFGNVFSVLVASAFLPFLPMLPLQLLVQNLLYDISQLAIPFDRMDEEYLKSPRQWDASDIGRFMAWVGPASSVFDLTTFWLLWHVFGANGPAHQALFQSGWFVEGLLSQTLIVHMIRTRRIPFVQSIAAAPVLALSLAIGAIGVFLPYSPLGLKLGMTALPPAYFGWLALTLLCYAALTQGVKLLYIRRYGRWL
- the cyoE gene encoding heme o synthase, which gives rise to MSAHLREYLQLTKPRVVALLVFCAVIGMFLAVPGIPPWRALVFGTLGIWMASGSAAAFNHLIDERIDKLMARTQRRPLATGALKPRQVLLFAIALGIASMLVLALLVNPLTAWLTFGGLIGYALVYTAYLKRATPQNIVIGGLAGAIPPVLGWTAVTGQLHAFALQLCLIIFVWTPPHFWALAIFRRQDYARAQIPMLPVTHGVAYTRWHVLFYTVLLVLVTLLPTLTGFSGGVYLGGAVVLGAGFLYYAIRLLNPPDEFFAMRVFKYSIVYLMALFAFLLADHWLVGPMQDASVVLQRTA
- a CDS encoding COX15/CtaA family protein, with product MRWLALCAAVFAFGVVMFGAFVRLSNAGLSCPDWPTCYGQVTWPQHEQAVARADAAFPDRPYEATKAWREQVHRFLAGTLGVLVLVLALLAAWRPRWARVAVILGAVFAAAGVTLYMRGEHAWSSLLAVAAIALPLAVAVRLRSPGAWRIAVLALAVIIFQAMLGMWTVTLLLKPIVVMGHLLGGVTTFALLAYAALRFAGVGALDERHASLRRWIMLGIVLLACQIALGGWTSSNYAALACGTGPGAFPRCLGQWMPPTDFKEGFVLWRGIGVNYEGGVLDMAARSAIQIAHRFGALVVFVYLTWLAHRVARRGLRLAGAAIAVVLVAQVLLGISNVHFGLPLPVATAHNGVAALLLFTLLATLARTQPCPDDVAMQSLESRR
- a CDS encoding SURF1 family protein — translated: MTRWRRPAWWSVLLTVAVAALFVRLGMWQLDRAAYKESLVRRYAAAAAAAPAPFAPVALAPPADAFPRVAVHGRWVADRVYLLDNPHHDARGGVEVYVPLALPGESRLLLVDLGFLPGSGREPAPRLPPLPTGEVNLHGLYLPPPGVGLELGGDALAAQARWPKTTIYLDLPQVARDLGRPLYPRILALDAEPSVAYQREHAFDFSSMPPARHRAYAFQWFSFAVAVVGIFLVLHRKRRPRRTDNR
- a CDS encoding twin transmembrane helix small protein; this encodes METIYKIALVIMFLIVVFNLGQALYYMMTDKDGSKRTAWALTRRIGLSIVLIAMIMLGIWMGWLQPHGVGR